TGAGCCGGCTGGTCGTTGAGGCGTTGCCGTCCGGGCGGTAGGGGCACGGCGCGCCGTGCCCCTGCAACATGGGATATACGTAGGGGCGACCGGCGGGTCGTCTATCGGCATGCCCTGGAAGGTTAAGTCCTTCCACTACGGCTTCCTCGTCCGCTGAGGCGTCTCCGGTTTTTCAGATTCCGAGAGGGCTCAAAGCACATAAACCAGAACCGTGAAATAGTGGCAGAGGCTGCCGGCCAGCACGAACAGGTGCCAGACGCCATGTGAATGACGCATTCTGTCTTCAAGCGCGAAAAAAATCACCCCCAGGGTATAAAACAGGCCGCCTGCCAGGAGCAGGACAAACCCCGGCCGGGGCAAGGCCAGCAGGAGCGGTTTGAAAGCCGCCAATGCCAGCCAGCCCATGACGAGGTAAATGATCACGGGCAGGATGCGCGCTCCCTTTTGAGGAAATAAATCCAGAACGATGCCCAGAACGGCAAGCCCCCAGACGACGCCGAAGAGCGACCAGCCCCAGACGCCGCGAAGGGTGATCAGGGTAAGCGGGGTATAGGTGCCCGCGATCAGCAGATAGATTGAAAGATGGTCAAGCTTGCGGAAAACGGTTTTCGCCTTTCCCCTCAGGCTGTGATACAGGGCTGAAAAAGTATACAGAATCAGCAGGGTGGCTCCGTATACGCTGAAGCTGACAATTTTCCACGGGTCGCCCAGGCGCGACGCCGCCACCACCAGCAGGACCACCCCGGCAAGCGCTACGGCCGCTCCGATCAGATGACTGATGCTGTTAAACCGCTCCCCTTTATACACGGTTGCTCCGTCTCCTACTGGTAGCTGTGCAGCCCGGGAAGCAGGTTGACGCCGAAATAGGTGAAGATGACGGCCGCGAAACCGGCAACGGATATCCAGGCGATGGTTTTGCCCTGCCAGCCCCGGATCAGCCGGGCGTGAAGGAGGGTGGCGTAAATGAACCAGGTGATCAGGGACCAGGTCTCCTTGGGGTCCCAGCCCCAGTAGCGGCCCCAGGCGGTGTTGGCCCAGACCGCGCCGGTGATGATGCCGATGGAGAGGAAGAAGAAGCCGAAGATGACGGTCTGGTAAATCAGGTCATCCAACACGTCGGCGGGCGGGATCAGGGAACCGGCCGCCGGTTCATCGCCCCGGGGTTCCCGGTTTTTTGCCAGAACGATATAGAGCAGGCTGATCCCGAAGGCCACGGCAAAGGCGGCGTATCCGAGAAAACAGCTGATAACATGGGCGGTCAGCCAGTTGCTCTGCAGGGCGGGAATCAGCGGTTTGATCTGCTGGTCCATGTCCGGCGAGAGGGAAGCGTAGGCCAGGGCGATGAATGCCGGCAGGACAGCGACGGCGCCGAAGGCCCGGGTGCGGAATTTCCTTTCCATGATCAAATAGACCAGGCCGATGGCAAAGGCGAAGAACACCAGCGACTCGTAAAGATTGGACAGGGGCGCGTGGCCGATCCCCAGGCGGTGGGATTCGACCCAGCGCATGATGATGCCAGCCAGATTGACCAGTGCCGCTGCCCCGGTAACCGCTGTTCCGGCCTTGCCGGCCGGGGGAAATTTGAAGGCAAAGCCCGCCACGTAACAGGCTACCGCCAGAGCGTAGGCAAAAGTCGCTATCGATAATAACAGTCCGCTATCCATCCTGATTGCTCCAATATCTAAACGGTGGCCTTTAATCGTGCCAGTTTTTTGGTCATCGCCTGGGCCTTTTGCCGGGCCGCCGGCTGGTTTTTGTTGGCTTTGAAAAAGACCGTCACCTCGGTTTTATCCCCCGTGGCGGTCAGCCGGACGCACCATTTCCGGTGAGACAGAAAGAAGGTGACGTAAATGCCGGCGATAATCAGCAGGAACCCGGCATAAACTAACGGGACGCCCGGGTCCTTGTTCACCTGCAGGCCGGTAAAATAAACCCGCTCAAGCCCGGTCACCGCGATAATGACGTCGCCTTGCCGCATCTTGTCAAAGGCGGCAAAACGCAGGGGCAGGGCCACCATTTCCCGGTGCTCGCCCTGTTCCAGGGTGCCGATCAGGGTTTCGCCGATGTTGTGCCCGCCCTGGAAAAGGTAGTTGCTTAAAAAGCGTTCGGCGGTGAATACGCCCAGTCCCTCGGGAATGGTTACGGGCTCCCCGATATTGATCGTGCGCTGATATTCCATGCCGGATTTGCGGCTGGTAAACGTCACGGCGATATCCCTGGCGGAGGCGGTGCCGTAGCTGGACTGAAAAATGTTGACTCCCCGGAACCGGAGCGGCTGGTTGACCCGGATGTACTTTTTTATGATTTCCCGTTCATTTTCCAGGATGGCCAGGTCGGACCGGTACTCTTTCGGTTCACCGGTTTCATAGAAAGAGACGTCAAAGGCGTCGCAGCGCAGGGTGAAACCCAGGTCATGCTTTTTATCGGAACCGCTCAGGAAGATATGATTTGTGGATTCGCCTTCGGGCAGGTTGATATAGCCGTCAAAACCGAACAGCGAGCCGATCAGCGCCCCGGCCAGCAGCAGCAGAACGCTCAAATGCACGACGTAGACCCCCAGCCGGGAAAACCGGCCGTTTTCGGCGAACAGGAAGACGCCTTCGTCGGTCTCCTGCTCGTCGATCCGGGAAAATTTCCGGTTGAAAAAGTCCCGGCAAGGGCCGCGCAGCGCGGAAACCGGGGCGTCGATGATGACCGCTTCGGCGGCGCTTGACCGGCCGAAAGCCGATGGGGACCAGGTTGGTTTTTTTTCGAAGACGATTTTCAGGACGCCCTTGATGCGGTCCAGGGAACAGGCGATAATGTTGGCGGCCAGCAGCAGGATCAGGGTCTGGAACCAGAGGGAGTGGTACATGTCCGGAAGGTCGAGTCGGGCCATGACCGGATACAGCCGCTCGCCGAAATATTCCCGGTAGTAATCCGGCGGCTGGTTTTGAGGAATCAGGGTGCCGATGACGGCGGCAGCGGCGATGGTCAGGAGGACCGCCACGGTCAGCCGCACGGATGTCAGCTGTTTCCACAAAAGGCCCGACAGGGTTTTACGCGATCGTTTTCTGCTCATTATTTGCCTGCTCCAGGTCAAAACGGACACAAGGGTCAACACAGTTCGTTTGTAAATATCAAACCGCTCTGATAAATATCAATAGAAAAGAAACATAAACAATAGGGAGCATGTCGTCAGATGGCCCTGTCCGGCCTTTATATCGTTGCCTGCCCCATCGGCAATTATGAGGATATCACCCTGCGGGCGCTGAAGATCCTGCGGGAGGCGGATGTCATCGCCTCGGAGGACACCCGGGAGACGGGCCGGTTGCTGCTCTTTCACGGCATCGAGGCCGGCGGTCGCCTGGTCTCCTGCCATGAACACAACGAGCGCCGGCGGCTGGAGGAATTGACCGGCCGGCTGTCGCGGGGCGAGTCGGTGGCGCTGGTGTCGGACGCCGGCACGCCCACGGTTTCCGATCCCGGGTACAACCTGGTCAGGCATGCCGTTGAAAAGGGGATTGCCGTGGTGCCGGTGCCGGGCGTTTCCGCCGTGACCTGCGCCCTGGCGGCGGGCGGCTTGCCCACGGACGCGTTTTTCTTTGAGGGGTTTCTGCCGAAGAAAAAAGGCAAGCGGGAAAGTCGCCTGACGGTGCTGGCGGAGCTGGCCGCCACCCTGATCTTTTTCGAATCTCCCCAGCGGATAGTCGACACCCTGCGGGAGCTGATCGCCGTACTGGGCGACCGGGACGCCGTTCTCTGCCGGGAGATGACCAAGCCCTACGAGGAATTCCTGCGCGGCCGTTTGTCCGCGATCCTGCAA
This genomic stretch from Thermodesulfobacteriota bacterium harbors:
- the ccsB gene encoding c-type cytochrome biogenesis protein CcsB, whose product is MDSGLLLSIATFAYALAVACYVAGFAFKFPPAGKAGTAVTGAAALVNLAGIIMRWVESHRLGIGHAPLSNLYESLVFFAFAIGLVYLIMERKFRTRAFGAVAVLPAFIALAYASLSPDMDQQIKPLIPALQSNWLTAHVISCFLGYAAFAVAFGISLLYIVLAKNREPRGDEPAAGSLIPPADVLDDLIYQTVIFGFFFLSIGIITGAVWANTAWGRYWGWDPKETWSLITWFIYATLLHARLIRGWQGKTIAWISVAGFAAVIFTYFGVNLLPGLHSYQ
- a CDS encoding hemolysin III family protein codes for the protein MYKGERFNSISHLIGAAVALAGVVLLVVAASRLGDPWKIVSFSVYGATLLILYTFSALYHSLRGKAKTVFRKLDHLSIYLLIAGTYTPLTLITLRGVWGWSLFGVVWGLAVLGIVLDLFPQKGARILPVIIYLVMGWLALAAFKPLLLALPRPGFVLLLAGGLFYTLGVIFFALEDRMRHSHGVWHLFVLAGSLCHYFTVLVYVL
- the rsmI gene encoding 16S rRNA (cytidine(1402)-2'-O)-methyltransferase — translated: MALSGLYIVACPIGNYEDITLRALKILREADVIASEDTRETGRLLLFHGIEAGGRLVSCHEHNERRRLEELTGRLSRGESVALVSDAGTPTVSDPGYNLVRHAVEKGIAVVPVPGVSAVTCALAAGGLPTDAFFFEGFLPKKKGKRESRLTVLAELAATLIFFESPQRIVDTLRELIAVLGDRDAVLCREMTKPYEEFLRGRLSAILQNLERRDAVKGEMTLLVAGNAGGKEELDSERLRRELEHASCGASELAAALSAKYGIPRRQIYERILRLKEEE
- a CDS encoding cytochrome c biogenesis protein ResB, yielding MSRKRSRKTLSGLLWKQLTSVRLTVAVLLTIAAAAVIGTLIPQNQPPDYYREYFGERLYPVMARLDLPDMYHSLWFQTLILLLAANIIACSLDRIKGVLKIVFEKKPTWSPSAFGRSSAAEAVIIDAPVSALRGPCRDFFNRKFSRIDEQETDEGVFLFAENGRFSRLGVYVVHLSVLLLLAGALIGSLFGFDGYINLPEGESTNHIFLSGSDKKHDLGFTLRCDAFDVSFYETGEPKEYRSDLAILENEREIIKKYIRVNQPLRFRGVNIFQSSYGTASARDIAVTFTSRKSGMEYQRTINIGEPVTIPEGLGVFTAERFLSNYLFQGGHNIGETLIGTLEQGEHREMVALPLRFAAFDKMRQGDVIIAVTGLERVYFTGLQVNKDPGVPLVYAGFLLIIAGIYVTFFLSHRKWCVRLTATGDKTEVTVFFKANKNQPAARQKAQAMTKKLARLKATV